The nucleotide sequence CTGAAAAAAGGCATGACGGTGGAAAAGGTCTGGGCACTCTTGAGGTCACAGAAAAGCaaattcaggaaaaataaataatggtcCTATTTCTCATACTGTTTCGTGCTAATTTAAAagctctttctctttctcaaaCCACCGATTATGACTGGAAAACGGAAGTCTATGTATTtcctttttctgtcaaaatataacatttaaaaggaaaaatgaatgGTCGGAAGATATCCAGACCTTAATTGTTTATAGTCAGCATAGTGTTCACCTTGCTGAATCGCGCGATTTATTGTGCGAAAACCACTTGAACTGATCAATCTGGCTCCATGCTTAAGTACTTTAGGCCATGGATCTTAGCAGTTTATCAATTGCTTGCAATAGGCTTTGCAAACTAAACATTTATCCGTTGACATATAAATCAGCTTGAATAACCACCACTGCCTTAAAGATACAATATATAGTAtaaattaatacattcattttgacacgattgtgaaaaaaaaacccagaaaaattaatttcaaaaaGGAATGTAGAGTTAGTTTCCCTGCCCTACAATGAAGCTAAAGATTTTCCTATTCTGGCATTTAGAGGATAGTCTGTGTTTGTTTCTGGAAGGCCTGATTGGTAACAAGGAAATCCCTCAAGTCCCAATAGGACAACTCACCACCCAGCAAGCATTTCCCAGATCTGCAATCTTGACCTTGATCTTGTCTGCATTGATTGGCTCAAGTGGGTTGACCAGCAGGGATCCCGCCGTTTGCTTGCCTACATCAAACGGGAGACAAGTtagctctaaaaaaaatctggctgAAAGaatgccacaaaaaaatggaaaacatacCATTTTGCAGACTCTCTTCACTTCCATCTTCTCCCTGTTCTCCACAAATGTTCGCTTGGACTTCCTCCTGCAGTTCGACAGAAAGGTGCCTGGACGCCACCTCGCTGCAGTGAGGTCCGTCGACGTCCTTGAGCTCGGTGCACTCCAAACCATTGCTGTTCTCATGGTGTTTTTTCTCGAGAGAGTTGCCGTTATGCTGGTCTTCCTCCACCCACCGAGGGAGTCTCTCTTTCACCTCCACATGCCCGTTACAGCTCAGCTCACACAATTTGTCTTCATTCACGGGGCTCTCTGCGACCACAGGGAGAGAACAAACATTCAGTATTTCAATGCTGTGATTTTCAGCAAAAGGCTTCTAACCTTGTACGTCTTGGTTGCGCATATTCTGTACAGACGTCTGCCTCAACGGTGCACAGGCACGGCCCTTGGGTGACGCCGGCTCCTCGTCGACATCCTCGTCTTCCTCCCTCGGCTCGGTGATCTTTTCCATCTCCTCTAGATCCATGATGCACTTTTCCAGCAATGCCGCTTGtcgtttttgcttcttttttaattttttcttcttgtttttggacattttgacaCTCTGCTCCAATGAGGAAAAATAATTATATGGATCTGTGATTATAGCCATCACAGTTGCACCATTCCGCATTTCTTCAGCTATCAGTGGCACTCACATTTAAATACCGTattctcacgactataaggcgcaccgcattataaggcgcaccctcaatgaatgacatttttccatatataaggcgcgctgtctattttggagaaaatttaagacttttaagtgcgccttatagtcgtgaaaatacagaaattgttattgacttccaggtatgaagcactcactacacagtcacctctagagccagccattgttgatgttttggattttttttttgtataaaaccttgcagtggggaggagctatatgatggaagattttgtaaactaagatggcacctgcatatttaacagtaatgtttcagttcaggcatttgtgtttttttaatatccgacagtggtggtttttcggtttggttttctgtttcttccatatataaggcgcactggattataaggcgcactgtctattttggagaaaatttaagacttttaattgcgccttatagtcgtgaaaatacggtacagtatatttaattaaaaaaaaggtgcataatttgaagttgtacCTGTTTTGGAGCCGGTGCGGTGCTAACTGTGAAACAAACAATATGGTTAGTTGAAACAAAAATGGTCACTACATGTGTGTGGTCATCCCAAGCCCATTTCGTACTTGCTGAGCCTGACGGAGGTGGCGCTCCCGCCCGCTGCCATTCTGTGGCTTCTGCTGCAAGTTTCCGCACATAAGGCTCTTCAACACTCATCAGGATATTCTCAGGCTTGATGTCAGTGTGAATGATCTGACACTTTGTGTGCAAGTAGTCAAGGCCCTGGAGAACCTGAAAGAAAAGTTGGATTGTGTCAACCTATCCAATTTGAGCATTACTTGTTATAACTTAAATGCCTGCGATATGAATGAAATTTGGACAatgtgagacaaaaaaaaaaaaacagccgcaATTTGAACCTGAGACACTGAGTCACCAGGGCATTAAGGGTGTGTCAGTGTGTTTTGATTGTGCTCACCTGACGAATGATGCTCTTTACACAAGGTAGGGGCAAACCTTGGTAATTAGATTTGATAATCCACTTTAGTAAATGATGGCCCAAAACCTCAAACACCATGCAGACATCTGAATGGAAAAATGTTAAGATAATAACTAGGGTCGGGTATCGCTTAATTACAGTTACTACTCAGTACTTTTTCAAATGGTTCCGGAGTTTTCTGTCAAACAAAAGCGGGAATTAGCAAGGGCAGAATAATCATGAATAGGAGCGTTGGGAGATgatgaataaatcaaaataaagaatatgtaTAGAATTTGTACTGCTGCCTGATCATAGCCTGGGAACAAACGGgcataataaaaatagaaactGTCGAGTCAACTAAGCGGAAGATACGTCTTCCCCCTCCAGACCAACAGGGGGCAGAGAAAACCCAATCAGACCAAGAGTAGAAGAGAAGAGTAGTCAAGAGATGTAGTTCTTTTAAGACCAAAACTCGTCATTGCGTCTAACGTGATCCAGGAGGGATCAGATAGGTAATGAACAGCGATAAGGATACGAGTTCCATTGACACCGGAGATCTTAAAGTCGTCCAACATCTGGACCACCATCTCCCGTTTCGGGTCATCGGGATCAGAGTTTCTCACCTGAGAACCCAAACAACTACAATCAGTACAACAAGGGCATAACGGTATTATACATTTCAAAGTGAAATAATGAcagggtgtgtttaaaaattTTTTTATCCTGATTAAATCTGACACTTACAGACTTGAGAAGTTTGATCTCATCCACAGCTGTTTCTGTGTAATGCTCTGCACTCTTGACCACCTTCATTGCAATAAACCTTTTCATCCTATCAAGCAGATGACAAAAAAGTGTTATGGGTTCCGGATTCACTGCTAATCTCTTAGAGAGGATAATCTAAAAAAGTgtagagaaaatatatatagcaAAGCTCCCTACTGAATGTCCCAGGCCAGCCAGACGGTCGAGAAGTGACCCCAGCCCAATTTTCGGATGACGTGATATTTTCCATTGTAAAGGTCGCCTACTTTTACGTGATGGTAGCCGCCTGAAGAGGAAAATATAGTGTCGTATAGATCAATCTGATAGAACTATGATAAAACTCTTGATTACTGGGATAGAAAGATTTGATTTTGTTATCTAAattgggctaaaaaaaaataaaaaaaattaaaaaaaagagtactGACCTTTGCAATAGTCGTTGGGATCTTCTTGCTCTTCATCATCAGAGCCCAGAATCTCCTCGGGTTCTTCAGGTTCCCGAGGTGAGGATTCGTGTTCAGCTTGCTGCCGACTTCGGGGATTTGCCGGCTGtctgttgaaaaataaatacgcTGCCTTGGCAAAAGCTAATAATGTACTacgtaatgtaatgttttatttatactgTTAGGGGTATATTTTGGATTACAATTGTACTGCAGTTTAccaagtctttattttttattttttatactgcATATTGGGATACAGACACATTCAAAAGAttataaattaaacaaattaaggatattaaaacaatgaaagaCTGTACTAAAGATTAAATAGCCACTACAGCGCTGCTGTTGGATCAATAAAATTGTGTTATCTTAAGACAAAGACTATAGGCAAACCAACCATACAAATAGTAAGCTTATGTTCCACAATGAATGTTGAAGAATAACAAGcactaaacaaaataaatatagatacATACTCTCTCATTCCTAAATTGTAATACTGTAATTTTAGTCTTACAACAGTTGAACGGAGTGTTCCAAACCCAAGAGAGACAGAGGGTTTGACATTACTTCCACCTAAGAGATTAAAGTCTCCACCTCTGCACGAGGTCCATACATGAGCTTAACTGTGCGGTAGCAAAAAGTAACGTTAAATTCCTGGATTTTCCTGCCCGGAAATTTCCGAGGAGCCAAATTTCTAAGAACCTTAATCAGAATTGTGCTGAATTGGCGATTAAAAATCATGATTATTGATTGCAGTATTTGTGATCAATATTTTGGAATCTTATGAAGAGTGCATGTGCGGATCATATGTGTAGTACTACCAGATTTGAAAGGTTCCAGTCCAATTAGGCTGTTTTCATAGACTTGGAGTGAGATGCTAAGATTTGCCCTATTTTGACTGAATCTTATTTTGGACAGGGTTCTGTAATTTGAGCTTTAACTTTAACAACCTTGAGGTGTAATAGATCCTTTTCCTTTGCACATGAAGTGCTGAAATTATCAAATATGTTTGATACTGGTTGCTAATGGCACTCAAATTATATTCGAGCATGTGAGAAGCGGATGGTGAAATCCCAAGCGCGGATGATGCTTGAGCGCCAATCGTGCTTCATGACATAAGCGTGCAAGACAGAACTTGacgtgatattaaaaaaaaaaacacacacattcagaCTCTCCACCCAATACAGTAAAAAACAGCTAGCAGAtgtaaaacaagatttttttttccctaattgTTGCCTAGTGCAATAAATTCACCTTTTGGGCTAtggagcagaaaaaaatcaataaagaaaGCCAGTACTAATGTAGCACAAAGAGCAGTGACAAATCTAAAAAGGGATACAAACTCACTTTTTGCAGGGTTTTTTTGCTTTGCCCCTCTTTTTCCTTGCCTGAAGAGCCAAAACTGTGGGAATAAAAGGGACAATGTTTGTTATTTTGCCTGTGCTGATTTATATTACCGCATTAATGCACAAAATAAGAAACGGGGAAAAAATTCTACTAGCATTGAGAGAAGTAACTGATATTTGCTTTTAATATTTGGTTGCAAATCTTTTGTTGTGAATTCCGGCCTAAAGCCCATAACAAAGAGAGAGCAGAGGATTCCAGAATACATCTCAGGTGAATCACTGCCAGAATTCTTTAGTCCGAGCGctttctgggactatttttacCTCAGTTGTTTCTACAATAAGTAAAATGCATGCTATATCAGATTCAGATCAGGTTATTGTTTTGCCTGTTGTGCAACATTCCTCTTTTTATAGCCTTTCCCGAGATCGTGAGGCTgaataatatttatttcaggTAATTTAAGCGCTGTTTTGAGGAAGATTGCTGAAGATTTAAAGAGAAACACAACACGCcaacttaaatatattttctatgaTTGTAAGCATCTTCCTTTAGAGTTTGTTTGCAAATTCTCCCCATTTTTGTAACTATAactttatatgtatattgtaCATGTTTTCTTAGTCCTGTGAAGC is from Stigmatopora nigra isolate UIUO_SnigA chromosome 1, RoL_Snig_1.1, whole genome shotgun sequence and encodes:
- the srpk1a gene encoding SRSF protein kinase 1a, encoding MERKVLALQARKKRGKAKKPCKKQPANPRSRQQAEHESSPREPEEPEEILGSDDEEQEDPNDYCKGGYHHVKVGDLYNGKYHVIRKLGWGHFSTVWLAWDIQMKRFIAMKVVKSAEHYTETAVDEIKLLKSVRNSDPDDPKREMVVQMLDDFKISGVNGTHVCMVFEVLGHHLLKWIIKSNYQGLPLPCVKSIIRQVLQGLDYLHTKCQIIHTDIKPENILMSVEEPYVRKLAAEATEWQRAGAPPPSGSAISTAPAPKQSVKMSKNKKKKLKKKQKRQAALLEKCIMDLEEMEKITEPREEDEDVDEEPASPKGRACAPLRQTSVQNMRNQDVQESPVNEDKLCELSCNGHVEVKERLPRWVEEDQHNGNSLEKKHHENSNGLECTELKDVDGPHCSEVASRHLSVELQEEVQANICGEQGEDGSEESLQNGKQTAGSLLVNPLEPINADKIKVKIADLGNACWVHKHFTEDIQTRQYRSLEVLIGAGYSTPADIWSSACMAFELATGDYLFEPHSGEDYSRDEDHIALIIELLGSVPRKLIMNGKYSKDFFTKKGDLKHITKLKPWGLLEVLVDKYEWPRPEAECFADFLLPMLELVPDKRATAADCLRHPWLTL